One Nitrospiraceae bacterium genomic region harbors:
- a CDS encoding ATP-binding protein, with protein sequence MERPASQQPHEHRPASAPARRPFISLRTKFVAFFSLILVLTISALSWYFVETRRKAMTDNLQELGTILLTNTVKNSRFAYGGLVAENIDALHEFADSLIAVDHVVYVIITASDGRILERQSKRSRITSGDSAQGTQQSFYPDEQIVKGLLTRPPESPQVTRLVLSRDQALISQVDTSEWLLPFLVWHETIYDFAIPVFREQEAKTSLPHFSVEHEERVGPSSSMTPSVLGALQIGITDAEAKRALLIMIRNVLILTVLLIGAGILGAHVLTLRITTPLRSLAGAARQLAEGTEPSVPLVASTHDEVGQLTNLFNEMTRSLHERSQAITANLDTIRKQVGQLTTLHQASAAIASTLNMNQLLDSVLQLLVDNLSFSRMVLVLRHAEQDTAYVAQITGVSPVIAEAARHLEIPIKDDGGLTADLIIHGKSLLIHDIEAITERLHPPVLELLRRSGVRSFVCVPLQSHNQILGYLAGDRDSQPCTDEDLHILLTIASHVAAAIDNARAYSSLAELTQHLERRIEERTQELSLANAQLQEHDRQRTTFLSVVSHELRTPMTAIRSFAENMLDGVTGPLNEQQTTYLTRIEHNVARLARIIRQLLDWSRLEKDPLHLESVCIREIAALAVGSLQPLAEERKLSLEITPVDALPPVRGDRDKLEQVLVNLIGNAIRFTPAGGRVTIEFCPTSTGFVQTCVADTGCGIDPEHLPKIFNEFSKVPSAMPSSQGTQLGLFITRSFILRHRGDIWVESTVGAGTRFYFTLPVASRNGAEEAV encoded by the coding sequence ATGGAACGACCAGCGTCACAGCAGCCTCACGAACATCGTCCCGCCTCTGCGCCGGCACGCCGTCCGTTCATCAGTCTGCGCACAAAGTTCGTCGCCTTCTTCAGCCTGATTCTCGTCCTCACCATTTCGGCGTTGAGCTGGTACTTCGTCGAAACGCGACGCAAAGCCATGACCGACAACCTGCAAGAACTCGGGACGATCCTCCTGACCAATACCGTGAAGAATAGCCGTTTTGCGTACGGAGGCCTCGTCGCAGAAAACATTGACGCGCTTCATGAGTTCGCCGACAGCCTGATTGCCGTGGACCATGTGGTGTATGTGATCATTACTGCCTCTGATGGGCGTATTCTGGAACGACAAAGCAAACGATCGAGGATAACGTCCGGTGATTCTGCACAAGGGACCCAGCAGTCGTTCTATCCGGACGAGCAAATCGTCAAAGGCTTATTGACGAGGCCGCCGGAGAGTCCCCAGGTCACTCGTCTGGTCCTTTCACGAGACCAAGCCCTCATCTCACAAGTCGACACGTCGGAATGGCTCTTACCCTTCTTAGTGTGGCATGAAACCATCTACGATTTTGCGATTCCAGTTTTTCGAGAGCAGGAAGCGAAGACTTCGTTGCCGCATTTTTCGGTCGAGCACGAAGAACGAGTCGGTCCGAGCTCCTCCATGACCCCGTCGGTCCTAGGGGCGCTTCAAATCGGCATTACAGATGCCGAGGCGAAGCGAGCTCTCCTCATCATGATCCGCAATGTGTTGATCCTAACAGTCCTGCTGATCGGAGCCGGTATTCTCGGTGCCCACGTGCTCACGTTGCGGATCACGACACCCCTGCGCAGCCTTGCCGGTGCAGCCCGGCAACTGGCAGAGGGCACCGAGCCCTCTGTGCCTCTCGTCGCATCGACGCATGACGAAGTCGGTCAACTGACGAATCTCTTCAATGAGATGACCCGCTCGCTCCACGAGCGAAGCCAAGCGATTACCGCCAACCTCGACACCATCAGAAAGCAGGTCGGTCAACTGACCACGTTGCATCAGGCCAGCGCTGCCATTGCCAGCACGCTGAACATGAATCAGCTCCTCGACAGTGTGCTTCAACTTCTCGTGGACAACTTAAGTTTTTCACGCATGGTGCTGGTGCTCCGTCATGCTGAACAAGATACGGCTTACGTTGCCCAGATTACCGGGGTCTCGCCCGTCATCGCAGAGGCGGCTCGTCACCTCGAAATTCCCATTAAAGATGACGGCGGCCTCACGGCCGATCTCATCATCCACGGCAAATCCTTGCTCATCCACGATATCGAGGCCATTACCGAGCGTCTGCACCCACCGGTGCTCGAACTCCTTCGCCGATCGGGCGTACGGTCGTTTGTGTGTGTGCCGCTCCAAAGTCATAACCAAATACTCGGTTACTTGGCTGGCGACCGGGACTCACAGCCCTGTACGGACGAAGATCTTCATATCCTGCTGACGATCGCCAGCCACGTGGCTGCCGCAATTGACAACGCCAGAGCCTATTCCTCGTTGGCGGAGCTCACACAACACCTCGAACGGCGTATCGAGGAGCGCACTCAGGAGTTGTCTCTCGCCAACGCACAACTGCAGGAGCACGACCGGCAGCGAACAACGTTTCTTTCCGTCGTGTCGCACGAGTTGCGGACGCCTATGACCGCCATTCGAAGCTTTGCCGAAAATATGCTCGACGGAGTCACCGGCCCTTTGAACGAACAGCAAACCACTTATCTGACTCGCATCGAGCATAATGTGGCCCGGCTCGCTCGCATCATCAGACAACTGCTCGATTGGTCCCGATTGGAGAAGGACCCGCTGCACCTCGAATCGGTCTGCATTCGTGAGATTGCCGCACTTGCAGTGGGCAGCTTGCAGCCGTTGGCCGAAGAAAGAAAGTTGTCGCTGGAAATAACACCTGTCGATGCTCTTCCGCCGGTCCGGGGCGACCGCGACAAACTCGAACAGGTGCTCGTGAATCTGATCGGCAATGCGATTAGATTCACGCCAGCCGGTGGTCGCGTGACCATCGAGTTTTGCCCAACCTCGACCGGATTCGTTCAGACCTGTGTCGCCGATACCGGCTGCGGGATCGACCCGGAACATCTACCGAAGATCTTCAATGAATTTTCAAAGGTTCCGTCTGCCATGCCTTCTTCACAAGGCACGCAGCTTGGGCTCTTTATTACAAGAAGCTTCATCCTTCGACATCGCGGAGATATCTGGGTTGAAAGTACGGTCGGTGCCGGCACCCGATTTTACTTCACGCTACCTGTCGCATCTCGCAACGGCGCAGAAGAGGCGGTATGA
- a CDS encoding ABC transporter substrate-binding protein produces MRIFDHTGRVFNVRLRAIAPSILGLTALLCSLSLCVSFAAAADIAILKSSEIAAYDDAVKGFLATAPTGATYTEYNLRGDLDLGKKLAKKIRASDTSLVVAVGLKAALTAKQEISDIPIIFMMVLDPQKHQLNGANMTGTLLEIPADRQLKLLRTFLPTKHRLGVLYDPNKTSARIKDAEPHAAANDFQLQGFPVASEKDVPQQLHALLATGEALWLLPDSTVLTDESIRFILESALAQRVPVIGFSPEFTRLGALLSLSVNYGEVGRETGLLAKRILDGERIMPLKPVPVERVKITVNLKTARYLGIMFPKELNSIIDETY; encoded by the coding sequence ATGAGAATATTTGACCACACCGGCAGAGTCTTCAACGTGCGGCTGAGGGCCATCGCCCCGTCCATCCTTGGACTGACAGCCCTGCTCTGCTCGCTGAGCCTCTGTGTTTCCTTCGCCGCTGCCGCAGACATTGCCATCCTGAAATCTTCCGAGATCGCCGCCTACGACGATGCCGTCAAGGGATTCTTGGCGACAGCTCCTACTGGAGCGACCTATACGGAATACAATCTCCGAGGGGATTTGGACCTCGGAAAGAAACTGGCCAAGAAGATTCGCGCCTCTGATACCTCCTTGGTCGTGGCGGTCGGTCTGAAAGCGGCCCTGACGGCAAAGCAGGAAATCAGCGACATCCCTATCATCTTCATGATGGTCTTGGACCCGCAGAAGCATCAGCTGAACGGCGCCAACATGACCGGCACGTTGTTGGAGATTCCGGCCGACCGTCAGCTTAAACTGCTCCGTACTTTCCTGCCGACCAAGCATCGGCTCGGCGTCCTGTATGACCCCAATAAAACCTCCGCCCGAATCAAGGATGCGGAGCCCCATGCCGCCGCGAACGACTTTCAACTGCAAGGTTTTCCGGTCGCGAGCGAGAAAGACGTCCCGCAACAATTGCATGCCCTTCTCGCGACGGGTGAGGCGCTCTGGCTTCTGCCCGACTCCACGGTGTTGACGGACGAGTCGATCCGCTTCATCCTCGAGTCGGCATTGGCCCAGCGCGTACCTGTGATTGGATTCTCACCGGAGTTTACGCGTCTCGGCGCCCTGCTCAGCCTCTCCGTCAACTACGGCGAGGTTGGTCGCGAGACAGGGCTGTTGGCCAAGCGCATTCTTGATGGTGAGCGGATCATGCCGCTCAAACCCGTACCGGTCGAACGGGTGAAGATCACCGTCAATCTCAAGACCGCGCGATATCTGGGCATCATGTTCCCGAAGGAGCTGAACAGCATCATTGATGAAACGTATTAA
- the queC gene encoding 7-cyano-7-deazaguanine synthase QueC, whose protein sequence is MPTVSPSSSRAVVLASGGLDSTVVAALARSDGYELFLLTIAYGQRHGVEIERARQVAKALHAANHLVLDLDLRAIGGSALTTGAEVPKDRATKDRTGGIPATYVPGRNLIFLSLAAGHAEVVGASVIYFGANILDYSGYPDCRPGFIRAFEAAVNEGTKAGTEGRMFQVRAPLLMCTKADIIRQGIELGVPFELTHSCYDPVGVLACGRCDSCLIRREGFAKAGVADPIAYAVG, encoded by the coding sequence ATGCCGACAGTGTCTCCTTCAAGCAGTCGAGCGGTTGTGCTGGCCAGTGGAGGATTGGACTCCACAGTCGTCGCGGCATTAGCGCGGAGCGACGGCTATGAGCTGTTCCTCCTCACAATAGCCTATGGGCAGCGACATGGAGTGGAAATCGAACGGGCTCGTCAAGTGGCAAAGGCCTTACACGCGGCAAATCATCTCGTGCTGGACCTTGACCTGCGTGCCATTGGAGGGTCGGCCTTGACGACGGGAGCTGAGGTGCCGAAAGATCGGGCGACCAAGGATCGAACCGGCGGAATTCCCGCAACCTATGTTCCGGGACGCAATCTTATCTTTCTCTCGCTCGCAGCGGGCCATGCAGAGGTGGTGGGGGCGTCAGTCATTTACTTCGGTGCGAACATTCTCGACTATTCCGGCTATCCCGACTGCCGGCCTGGATTCATTCGTGCGTTCGAAGCGGCGGTCAATGAAGGGACCAAGGCGGGAACAGAGGGGAGGATGTTTCAAGTCAGGGCGCCGCTGTTAATGTGCACCAAAGCCGACATCATCCGCCAGGGTATCGAATTAGGCGTCCCCTTTGAGCTGACGCATAGTTGTTACGATCCGGTTGGTGTGCTGGCTTGCGGGCGATGCGACAGCTGCCTCATTCGTCGGGAAGGGTTTGCGAAGGCCGGAGTTGCCGATCCCATCGCCTATGCGGTAGGGTAG
- a CDS encoding cytochrome c: MMTRPIPLMVLLVAGLLSACDASSSKQAMNEGPVPAEFQSGEAKFNVSCSVCHGQRASGTDHGPPLVHKIYEPSHHGDAAFQLAAANGVRAHHWEFGNMPKIEGVTPEDVDQIVKYIRWLQKQAGIF, from the coding sequence ATGATGACGCGACCAATCCCGCTTATGGTCCTCTTGGTGGCCGGTCTTCTATCGGCGTGCGATGCCTCCTCGTCGAAACAGGCGATGAATGAGGGACCTGTTCCCGCTGAGTTTCAGAGTGGTGAAGCGAAGTTCAACGTCAGTTGCTCGGTGTGTCACGGCCAACGAGCTTCCGGGACTGATCATGGCCCGCCGCTGGTCCACAAAATCTATGAGCCGAGCCATCATGGCGATGCGGCCTTTCAACTGGCCGCGGCAAACGGCGTTCGCGCTCACCATTGGGAATTTGGCAATATGCCGAAAATCGAGGGCGTAACTCCCGAGGACGTCGATCAGATTGTGAAATATATTCGCTGGCTCCAGAAGCAGGCCGGCATATTCTGA
- a CDS encoding sigma-54 dependent transcriptional regulator has product MRAKILIVDDKQDIRLGLQDRVTWMGHDPITADNGKEALRLIEQEEPDLVLLDLELPLLSGLEVLHHVREKMTKESPLEEGASASYTTPLIVILTAFGTIERAVQAMQLGAFDFLTKPYTADHLTVVINKALSTLTLHRQVEVLQKEVSRHYDQIVGTNPKMAAQLTVAKQTAPSNVTVLLLGETGTGKEVVARAIHQWSPRRSKPFIAVNCAALPETLLENELFGHERGAFTGAVKREPGKIEVAEGGTVFLDEIGDMPLPMQAHMLRVLNDQTFYRVGGTQAVRANVRFIAATNRDLRQAVRQGTFREDLFYRLAVITVMLPPLRERLDDLPALAKHFLTRPGKLGTQKHCSLSDRALRMLQQYQWPGNIRELENVLTRALILSPDKTIEPEHLSLSATAESTQHVTQVHIPSGHYHELVEAYKKRVIEDTLRRNGWNQTKAAEELGLQRTYLTKLLRQMNISGRPPKGPDSEGGGLLQ; this is encoded by the coding sequence ATGCGAGCCAAAATCCTGATCGTCGACGATAAGCAGGATATCCGGCTGGGGTTGCAGGATCGCGTTACCTGGATGGGACACGACCCCATCACTGCCGACAATGGCAAAGAGGCGCTGCGCCTGATTGAACAGGAAGAACCCGATCTTGTGCTTTTAGACTTGGAACTTCCGCTCCTGTCAGGGCTCGAGGTCTTGCACCATGTCCGGGAGAAAATGACCAAAGAGTCCCCGCTCGAAGAAGGAGCTTCTGCCTCTTATACCACACCGCTCATCGTCATCTTGACTGCATTCGGCACGATCGAGCGTGCCGTCCAGGCCATGCAGCTGGGCGCCTTCGACTTCCTCACAAAACCCTATACCGCCGACCATTTGACTGTGGTGATCAACAAGGCGTTATCCACCCTCACGCTGCACCGCCAAGTGGAAGTCCTTCAAAAGGAAGTCAGTCGTCATTACGATCAGATCGTGGGGACCAACCCCAAGATGGCCGCACAACTCACGGTCGCCAAACAGACTGCGCCGTCGAACGTCACCGTCCTGCTGCTCGGTGAAACCGGCACCGGCAAGGAGGTCGTGGCGCGGGCCATCCATCAATGGAGCCCACGCCGGTCAAAACCTTTCATCGCCGTGAATTGCGCCGCTCTGCCGGAAACTTTGCTCGAGAACGAGTTATTCGGCCACGAACGAGGTGCCTTCACGGGAGCGGTCAAGCGCGAGCCCGGGAAAATCGAAGTGGCGGAAGGAGGGACGGTCTTCCTCGATGAAATCGGCGACATGCCCCTCCCCATGCAAGCCCACATGCTTCGAGTGCTGAATGACCAGACGTTCTATCGGGTCGGAGGAACCCAGGCGGTGCGGGCCAATGTGCGTTTCATCGCCGCTACAAACCGGGACTTGCGACAGGCGGTCCGCCAAGGCACCTTCCGCGAGGATTTGTTTTACCGTCTCGCCGTGATTACGGTGATGCTCCCGCCTCTGCGTGAGCGGTTGGACGATCTTCCCGCGCTCGCCAAGCATTTCCTGACTCGCCCGGGGAAACTAGGCACTCAGAAGCACTGTTCGCTGAGCGATAGGGCCTTGCGGATGCTGCAACAATATCAGTGGCCTGGAAATATCCGAGAACTGGAAAATGTGCTGACGCGAGCTCTCATCCTTTCTCCTGACAAGACGATCGAGCCTGAGCACCTCTCCCTGTCCGCCACCGCAGAATCGACTCAGCATGTAACCCAGGTTCATATTCCTTCCGGGCATTACCATGAGTTGGTGGAAGCCTATAAAAAGAGGGTCATCGAAGACACCTTGCGCAGGAACGGTTGGAATCAGACCAAAGCCGCTGAGGAGCTCGGCCTTCAGCGCACGTACCTCACCAAGCTCTTGCGTCAGATGAATATTTCCGGACGCCCTCCCAAAGGACCAGACTCCGAAGGAGGAGGTCTCCTCCAGTAG
- a CDS encoding TraR/DksA family transcriptional regulator, translated as MATKAQAKKKPVAKTKTPSKSVGKARATAAAVLETPVSVAISPLAAKPKETAKEREARERRREALHRMLLRKRQEILKEIEGSLGQSLTEDQQRRLESARDVGDQALMDLDRELGISLMEMRNRRRQAIDEALTRLSEGTYGICAECGVEISEKRLEAVPFAKLCVECQSRQELLEKIEKEEERE; from the coding sequence ATGGCGACGAAAGCACAAGCGAAAAAGAAACCAGTCGCAAAAACAAAGACGCCGTCAAAGAGCGTTGGCAAAGCCCGAGCGACCGCGGCCGCTGTGTTGGAAACACCCGTATCCGTAGCGATCTCTCCGCTTGCCGCGAAACCGAAAGAAACGGCGAAGGAACGCGAGGCACGGGAGCGCCGTCGCGAAGCCTTGCATCGGATGTTGCTTCGGAAACGGCAAGAAATTTTGAAAGAGATCGAGGGGAGCCTCGGACAGTCTCTGACAGAAGATCAGCAACGGCGGCTTGAGTCGGCTCGCGACGTCGGGGATCAAGCCCTCATGGATCTCGATCGAGAACTGGGCATCTCGTTGATGGAGATGCGTAACCGCCGACGACAGGCAATCGATGAGGCACTGACCAGATTGTCCGAAGGGACCTACGGAATTTGTGCGGAATGCGGCGTGGAGATCAGCGAGAAACGGTTAGAGGCCGTTCCGTTCGCGAAGCTCTGCGTCGAATGCCAGTCTCGGCAGGAATTGCTTGAGAAGATTGAGAAAGAAGAAGAACGCGAGTAG